One genomic window of Manis pentadactyla isolate mManPen7 unplaced genomic scaffold, mManPen7.hap1 scaffold_331, whole genome shotgun sequence includes the following:
- the LOC118911487 gene encoding ral-GDS-related protein-like — MRSCCAEPSEGVGVREAERKSLPARCGRWLRDHLRLCLCVPRSPEREPEPSVHGTEVPKRRAPRTGVRRKGRKHTGRVEPAPNTSRSAPEATLPPEDADQPTTGQRLPRSQPGSITGDTLTASSCNGGHDKGPEEDLRKPYPSCRMGQARRPAWEPEHVPCAIDASQLSSTLEGQVLHHLVQEEHLGPTVAELEEPRQTQLAPETRGGPVSSPEPVQELPETPVLERRPVSPASAPAEPEDVPAVASAQGPGPELEPHEPSGLGPRALAGMAPGVAEPGPGPEPTGPCAASPWDIPGLVSGPELEPRESSGAGPVSPAGMAQGLAEPEVVLEPTSPCAVSTRDLPRERVRTILAFAPRLVAEQLTLMCAELYSRVECGECKVYVERQPLREAIVLLAPNILNVIRQFGTTFHWVISSCLRAPSRMAQDRARVVEFWIQVAKECLALRNFESFRAIIFALQRPPVRRLESTWAHVSWKSSWIYKKLKKRNKGLKGKQLLKEARAMLRRWPPSPRASQDMKTQGMIPPLGLILYEALEKQQEHHVDVTDFLEEIVIYRFLARQYDLEPKEHFLSFFQRLKLLREEQSYGLSYHLEPPGQRAGRKGLLKFFRSLKI, encoded by the exons atgcggtcttgttgtgcggagccttctgaaggcgtgggagtcagggaagccgagaggaagagtcttcctgctcgctgtgggcgttggctGAGAGACCACCTTCGCCTCTGTCTGTGtgtcccgaggagccccgag cgtgaacctgagccatctgtccatgggactgaggtccccaagcgcagggctccccggacaggcgtgaggaggaaggggagaaagcacACGGGACGAGTGGAAccagctccaaacaccagccggagcgctcccgaggccaccctccctcccgaggACGCTGACCAGCCCaccacgggccagcggctcccccg gtcacaGCCGGGAAGCATCACGGGTGATACCCTCACGGCCTCCTCATGTAATGGGGGGCATGACAAGGGGCCAGAGGAGGATCTGAGAAA GCCTTACCCCAGCTGCAGGATGGGACAGGCTAGGCGccctgcctgggagcccgagcatgtgccctgcGCCATCGATGccagccagctttcatccaccctggagggccaagtcctccaccacttggtccaggaggagcacctggggcccacggtggcagagctggaag aaccacggcagacgcagctggctccagagacacggggagggccggtTTCGTCGCCTGAGCcggtccaggagctccctgagacccctgtgctggagcgacggccggtgtcacctgcttccgcccctgcagagccggaggatgtcccagcagtggcctcagcccaggggccaggccctgagctggagccccatgagccctcgggcctggggcccagggcacttgctggaatggcaccaggtgtggcagagccaggtccagGTCCAGAGCCCACCGGCCCCTGTGCTGcgagcccctgggacatcccaggactggtctcaggccccgagctggagccccgTGAGTCCTCGGGTGCGGGGCCCGTGTCAcctgcaggaatggcacagggcctggcagagccagaggtggtcctggagcccaccagcccctgtgccgtgAGCACCCGGGATTTGCCGAGGGAGAGGGTGCGGACCATCCTGGCGTTTGCCCCAcgcctggtggccgagcagctgaccctgatgTGTGCG GAGCTGTACAGTAGGGTTGAATGTGGTGAATGCAAGGTCTACGTAGAGAGACAACCACTGAGGGAAGCCATTGTGCTCCTGGCCCCCAACATCCTTAACGTCATCAGGCAGTTTGGTACCACGTTTCATTGGGTCATCTCCTCCTGCCTGAGGGCCCCGAGCAGgatggcccaggacagggcccgagtggtggaattctggatccaggtggccaAG gagtgtctGGCTCTCAGAAATTTCGAGTCCTTCCGTGCCATCATCTTCGCCCTGCAGCGCCCTCCTGTACGTCGCCTGGAGAGCACCTGGGCacatgtttcctg GAAGAGCTCCTGGAtctacaaaaaacttaaaaagaggaACAAGGGGCTTAAAGGGAAGCAGCTCCTCAAG GAGGCGAGGGCCATGTTGAGGCGATGGCCGCCGTCCCCCAGGGCATCCCAGGATATGAAGACGCAG GGCATGATCCCGCCGCTCGGACTGATCCTGTACGAAGCCTTAGAGAAACAACAGGAACATCATGTGGAC gtcactGACTTCCTAGAGGAGATCGTCATATACAGGTTCCTGGCCAGGCAGTATGACCTGGAGCCCAAGGAGCACTTCCTGTCCTTTTTCCAGAGACTGAAGCTCCTGcgtgaggagcagag ctacggCCTGTCCTACCACCTGGAGCCCCCAGGTCAGAGGGCAGGCAGAAAAGGACTGTTAAAGTTCTTCAGGTCCCTCAAGATTTAA
- the LOC130682358 gene encoding ral-GDS-related protein-like, with amino-acid sequence MGQARRPAWEPEHVPCAIDASQLSSTLTQLAPETWGGPASSPEPVQELPETPVLERRPVSPASAPAEPEDVPAVASAQGPGPELEPHEPSGLGPRALAGMAPGVAEPGPGPEPTGPCAASPWDIPGLVSGPELEPRESSGAGPVSPAGMAQGLAEPEVVLEPTSPCAVSTRDLPRERVRTILAFAPRLVAEQLTLMCAELYSRVECGECKVYVERQPLREAIVLLAPNILNVIRQFGTTFHWVISSCLRAPSRMAQDRARVVEFWIQVAKECLALRNFESFRAIIFALQRPPVRRLESTWAHVSWKSSWIYKKLKKRNKGLKGKQLLKEARAMLRRWPPSPRASQDMKTQGMIPPLGLILYEALEKQQEHHVDVTDFLEEIVIYRFLARQYDLEPKEHFLSFFQRLKLLREEQSYGLSYHLEPPGQRAGRKGLLKFFRSLKI; translated from the exons ATGGGACAGGCTAGGCGccctgcctgggagcccgagcatgtgccctgcGCCATCGATGccagccagctttcatccaccctg acgcagctggctccagagacatggGGAGGGCCGGCTTCGTCGCCTGAGCcggtccaggagctccctgagacccctgtgctggagcgacggccggtgtcacctgcttccgcccctgcagagccggaggatgtcccagcagtggcctcagcccaggggccaggccctgagctggagccccatgagccctcgggcctggggcccagggcacttgctggaatggcaccaggtgtggcagagccaggtccagGTCCAGAGCCCACCGGCCCCTGTGCTGcgagcccctgggacatcccaggactggtctcaggccccgagctggagccccgTGAGTCCTCGGGTGCGGGGCCCGTGTCAcctgcaggaatggcacagggcctggcagagccagaggtggtcctggagcccaccagcccctgtgccgtgAGCACCCGGGATTTGCCGAGGGAGAGGGTGCGGACCATCCTGGCGTTTGCCCCAcgcctggtggccgagcagctgaccctgatgTGTGCG GAGCTGTACAGTAGGGTTGAATGTGGTGAATGCAAGGTCTACGTAGAGAGACAACCACTGAGGGAAGCCATTGTGCTCCTGGCCCCCAACATCCTTAACGTCATCAGGCAGTTTGGTACCACGTTTCATTGGGTCATCTCCTCCTGCCTGAGGGCCCCGAGCAGgatggcccaggacagggcccgagtggtggaattctggatccaggtggccaAG gagtgtctGGCTCTCAGAAATTTCGAGTCCTTCCGTGCCATCATCTTCGCCCTGCAGCGCCCTCCTGTACGTCGCCTGGAGAGCACCTGGGCacatgtttcctg GAAGAGCTCCTGGAtctacaaaaaacttaaaaagaggaACAAGGGGCTTAAAGGGAAGCAGCTCCTCAAG GAGGCGAGGGCCATGTTGAGGCGATGGCCGCCGTCCCCCAGGGCATCCCAGGATATGAAGACGCAG GGCATGATCCCGCCGCTCGGACTGATCCTGTACGAAGCCTTAGAGAAACAACAGGAACATCATGTGGAC gtcactGACTTCCTAGAGGAGATCGTCATATACAGGTTCCTGGCCAGGCAGTATGACCTGGAGCCCAAGGAGCACTTCCTGTCCTTTTTCCAGAGACTGAAGCTCCTGcgtgaggagcagag ctacggCCTGTCCTACCACCTGGAGCCCCCAGGTCAGAGGGCAGGCAGAAAAGGACTGTTAAAGTTCTTCAGGTCCCTCAAGATTTAA